The segment ACAATGTCTGCTCCGTATCTTGCGTATGCTTTTGCCATTTGTACTCCTATACCTGAGCTTGCTCCACTTACTAATGCTACTTGTCCTGATAAGTTAAATAAATCGTTCATGTTTTTTATTCTCCTTTATTTTTCATAAGATTTTGTATCTTATTATTTATTCTTATAATTAATTATTTGTCATTTTTTATTTATATATTTATCACTATTTGTAGTAAATTATCTTGCTATTGGTAATTGTTTTTTCTTTTTTTCATTTCTAGAATTTTTTCATTTTTATTATTGTTTTTTGATGTAATCACCTCAAAAACCTTATTTTTGTTAATTAATATTGTATATTATTTTTTATTATTTTTGTAATTTTTTTATTTCTTTTTATTATTTTTAAAAATTATCTTTTCTAAAATCTATTATCTATTCTTTTGTTGAACGTTTTTTATTCTTTGATGTAATACTAAAGTATTACTTTTTAGTAAATTCCTTTATATAGTAGTATTACAATAGTATTACTATACAACAATAATATTTATAAGGAGGTAATACTATGAATAAGTTTTTAAAACTTATTGAACTTTTTGAAGGATTAAAAATGACGATAGTTGGAGGTGTGTTTCTAGCAATAAGTTTAATTTTGGTTATTACTGGAACAAAAGTACCGGCTTATCTTGATCCTGCATGGGTAACAATAATTATATGTGGATTACCACTATTATATCTGGCCATAAGTAGATTAATATATGAACATTGGATATCTTCAGCACTTTTAATTGTAATGGCAATGTTTGCATCATTATATATTGGTGAGATATTTGCAGCCGGAGAAGTATGTTTTATCATGGCACTTGGAGCACTGCTTGAAGATTATACAGTTGAAAGATCTAAACGTGGACTAGCAGATTTAATCAATTTAAAACCACAAAAAGCAAGAATATTAATAGAAGAAAATGGAAAAATTATAGAAAAAGAAGTTGAAGCTAAAGATGTAAACATCAATGATACAATAAGAGTACTTCCTGGTGAAACCATACCAGCAGATGGTATAATAATTACCGGTGACACGTCAGTCGATCAATCCGTAATGACCGGTGAATCATTACCTCTAGATAAATCAGTTGATGATGAAGTATTTGCGGGAACACTAAATTTATATGGTGCAATCGATTTTAAAGCTACCAAGGTAGGTAAGGATTCATCCTTAGAAAAACTCATAAGAATGGTACAGGAAGCGGATGAAAAACAGGCACCAACACAGAGAATAGCAGATAAATGGGCAACATGGTTAGTTCCTATAGCATTAGCAATCGCAATAGTAACATACTTTATAACCGGCGAATTAATCCGGGCCGTTACAATACTGGTCGTATTCTGTCCATGTGCATTAATACTTGCTACACCAACTGCTATAATGGCCGCTATAGGTCAGGCAACAAAACAGGGTGTACTAATCAAATCAGGTGAAGCACTAGAAAAAATGGGTAAAGTTGATTGTATCGGATTTGATAAGACGGGAACATTAACCTATGGTAACCTTGAAGTATCCCAACTTATATCCCTGGATGAAAATATCTCAGAGGATAAATTACTGGAATATGTTGCAGTAGCAGAACAAAAATCAGAACATCCAATAGGAAAAGCAGTAGTTAATTATGCAAAACAAAAAATGGGTAATATACAGGATGTCGATGACTTTGAAATGATTCCGGGTAAAGGAGTTAAAGTTAAATACAACAACGATACGATATATGCGGGTAATAAAAAACTATTAAGCGATTATGATATGCAACTTGATAACGCCGCTTCAGAAAATCTTGATTCATTAAGGGATTCCGGTATGGCATCTATTATAGTGGCACTAAATAATAAAATAATCGGACTCGTAGGTTTATCAGATGTATTACGTGAAAACTCTGCAAAAGTTGTTCATACGCTGGAAAATAACTTAGACACTAGTGTTGAATTAATTACTGGTGATAATCAAAAAGCGGCAAATTATTTTGCAAATAAAATTGGTATAAAAAATATTCACTCCGAATTATTACCTGAAAATAAGGTGGAAGTTGTACAGCAATTAAAAGATTCAGGTAAAAATGTATGTATGGTTGGAGATGGAGTTAATGATGCTCCAGCACTTAAAACTGCTGATGTAAGTGTTGCAATGGCAGGTATGGGTAGTGATATAGCAATAGAAGCAGCAGATATTGCATTATTAGGGGATGATATTGAAAAACTACCATATCTTAAAAAATTATCAAATTCAACCTTATTCACGATACATTTAAGTATTACAATTTCCATGTTAATAAATGCACTTGCAATCATATGTTCAGTATTAGGACTTTTAAATCCAATTACCGGTGCACTTGTACATAACATCGGTTCATGTGCAGTAGTAATACTTGCAGCATCACTATATGACAGGGACTTTAGTGACTATGTGATTAAAAAAGAAACGACAGAAGCTCAGCATGTTGATAATTTAAGGGAAAGTGTTGCAGTATAGTTATGTAACAATTTACCTCCATTATTTTTTTTAATTATCTGTTTTGTTTTTTTCCGTTTGCAAGTCGAATGCTTGTTCTTTCTACTTTTAAAAACGTTATACATTCTATTTTTGATATTTGTCTGAAATATTATTTTTGCCGTCTTATTTTCATAAGTTTTTTTGTCAGATTGAGTGTTGGCATAAAATATGTTTTTTCACTCTTGAGTAATACTTTTATAAACTTACTATTTATTAGTATCGGCTTAGTTATCATTTTAAATAATTATATATTATTACTTATCATGACACCCCTTTGAATATTTATCATATGCTCGCATTTTAAAAAATTAATAATGTCACGGTCGAATTCAAAAATGGAAAATACTATGAGTAATTAATATTGAAACAACACACAAACAATTATCTGCATCTAAAGCAAGTGTGGGTATTGACATG is part of the Methanosphaera sp. BMS genome and harbors:
- a CDS encoding cation-translocating P-type ATPase: MNKFLKLIELFEGLKMTIVGGVFLAISLILVITGTKVPAYLDPAWVTIIICGLPLLYLAISRLIYEHWISSALLIVMAMFASLYIGEIFAAGEVCFIMALGALLEDYTVERSKRGLADLINLKPQKARILIEENGKIIEKEVEAKDVNINDTIRVLPGETIPADGIIITGDTSVDQSVMTGESLPLDKSVDDEVFAGTLNLYGAIDFKATKVGKDSSLEKLIRMVQEADEKQAPTQRIADKWATWLVPIALAIAIVTYFITGELIRAVTILVVFCPCALILATPTAIMAAIGQATKQGVLIKSGEALEKMGKVDCIGFDKTGTLTYGNLEVSQLISLDENISEDKLLEYVAVAEQKSEHPIGKAVVNYAKQKMGNIQDVDDFEMIPGKGVKVKYNNDTIYAGNKKLLSDYDMQLDNAASENLDSLRDSGMASIIVALNNKIIGLVGLSDVLRENSAKVVHTLENNLDTSVELITGDNQKAANYFANKIGIKNIHSELLPENKVEVVQQLKDSGKNVCMVGDGVNDAPALKTADVSVAMAGMGSDIAIEAADIALLGDDIEKLPYLKKLSNSTLFTIHLSITISMLINALAIICSVLGLLNPITGALVHNIGSCAVVILAASLYDRDFSDYVIKKETTEAQHVDNLRESVAV